Sequence from the Equus przewalskii isolate Varuska chromosome 11, EquPr2, whole genome shotgun sequence genome:
CAAGATCTAAATCCAGGTCTGACCTCAAATCTTCTCTGCTTTTCACTATAACCCCCCGCCTCCAAAGAATAGGGGACGGTAGTGGTTAGGCATGCAGGCTCTGACCCTAactcaaatcccagctccgccAATTACTGGCTGTGTGCCTTCaggtaagttacttaatctctctgtgcctcggttccCTCATTTGTAGGTGGCAATGACAACAGTATCAATGTAGGGCCATTAGAAGATTAAATTTAAGGTGCTTAGAACAGTTTCTGACCCACAGGAGATGCTAAAGCAATCTGATGCTgggtaaatatttgctgaccaaTTTACTAATCTCAACCTAAAGAAAAACCAATTGCATTACCTTCCAGATCAGGAACGAGCCCAACCCCACAGACTCCCCTCCCTGGGATGGGTCTTATGATTATAAGGTGTACCTTTTGAAGACCCTGTTCTTTCCCTACCACCTTAGAATCGGGGGCCCCATTCCACTCACAAACTGAAGAAAAGCTTCTCGTTAAGGCCAGAAATAACAGACGCAATGGCCAGAGAGAGGATGGAGGCTCCAAAGAAGACGTGGATGGGTTTGAGGAGGCTGCGCAGCCACATGGACGCCCAGGGCAGCAGGAAGACGGCAAAGCCCAGGAACCACTGTGGACATGGAGAAGAAGGACCTGACTGGACCGTGTGTGAGCAACGGCACCGGGTCGTCCCACCCACCAGCGCCACCTACTGTCAGCGAATGTCACCCTTCTTTCCCAACTCGACCTTCCCAGCAGGCACGGCCCCAGCCCCACACCTAGCTTCCTCACTGTGGTCTGTCTGTTTCTCTTACACAAACAAGAACGTTACAGGAAATGCCTGGCTACAGCCCCCTCTCCCGCAGACCCAGCCATCTCGTGTCTCTGCTCCTTCCAGCCCTGGCTCATAAAACTCCTGCCTTGTATTTGTGCAGGGCTGACCTCAGAATATGGAAAGCACTTCTAGAACTGCTTCTGGTTCACAGAACAGTGGGAGTCGGGCAGGGGGGAAAGATGATGTAGGGTCAGCGTGGTACGTGCTGTGAGAAGGTTAGTGCAAAGCACTCGGGGACGGCAGATGGGCCGTGTGACGGGTAAGAGCAGGAAAGTGTGAGGACGGGAACCACCACCATCCCTTAAAGAGCCTTGAAACTGCCGAGTCTACAGGACGTGCCCTGCAAGGCCGTCTCCAGGCAGTGAGCAGAGGGGATGTCTGGTGCTGATGCAAGCGAATCCCCAACTGGAGCCCATGGCTGCCATCCAGCAGTGGGGACCCAGTGGAGGACAGAGGACCCACCTGGCAGGCAAAGAGGAAGACGGTGGCGATGCCCAGCCAGCTGTGCAGGGAGTAGAGGTTGGTGATTTTGTTATGGTTGTGGAAGGAAAAGACGGCAACCAGTCCCAGCACGGTCAGGATGAAGGCCATCAGGTGCAGGGCCGCGTGGAGGAGTTTCCAGGGCAGCTTGGGCCCCACCCATGACCGGGGCAAGCGGTACACCAGCGACGCTGCAGGAGAGAGCAGTCCCAGGGCTTGGCCTCTTCCCCTCGCGCTCACCCACACATTAGGGAACCACCCAACATGATCCCACACAGCCTCCCAATGGGAAGGAGGGAAATGCTAGGATAGCGGGGTGAACTAGTCAGCATCTTCTATCCTCGCGTTATTTTGGGATAACAGACAGCCAtgaagcagggagagaaaggaCAGCGAGAAAAAGGGAGGAACAGGTTTCCTGGAACTGCCATGCCATCATCACAATAATAAATGCAGCCTGTCTGCAGTTCTGCATGTTAAAAAGCAATGCCAGCTTCGTTATTTCATCACCCTGAATTCTCACAACCGAGCTGAGTTGCCAAGAACACAGACTTGAAGGTTAGCTAACCTaggtccaaatcctggctctgcctcacaGCTATTCAGCATCTTCTTCctaggtctcagtttcttcatctgtaaaatggggatagcaacAGAGCCCACCCCACCAGCTTCTTGTAGGAACAAAATGGGATGACGCATCTGAACTACACAGGGCAAGCTGCTATTATCCGTGTCAtcgtcatccccattttacaaatggggaaagtgaggcttgCCTGGGACCCGAGGCCCAGCTCCAAATGCATGGGGCAAAAATGGGTCCAGCAAGAGTAAGCAGATCCCTCATTTAAGGACCTGACTATGCCATGAGGGGCTTCCACTTCCCGCTCCCTAGAGCCAGGGCGGGCAAACTACAGCTCACAGGCAAATCCAGCCCGCTgactatttttctaaataaagttttattggaacacagccacacatgTGTTTTCATGTCATCTGTGGCTACTTCACAATCCAATAGCAGACCTGAGTAGTGGCAGTGCGATCacatggcttgcaaagcctaaaatatttactatct
This genomic interval carries:
- the CYB561A3 gene encoding lysosomal membrane ascorbate-dependent ferrireductase CYB561A3 isoform X2, which produces MAVGQFYLSCLVLGSLGSMCILLTIYWVQYWRGGFAWDGSVLMFNWHPVLMVAGMVVIYSAASLVYRLPRSWVGPKLPWKLLHAALHLMAFILTVLGLVAVFSFHNHNKITNLYSLHSWLGIATVFLFACQWFLGFAVFLLPWASMWLRSLLKPIHVFFGASILSLAIASVISGLNEKLFFSLKNDTNKYSSLPSEAVFANSLGMLVVVFGLLVLYILLASSWKRPEPGILTDRQPLLHAGE